The following proteins are co-located in the Sphingobacteriaceae bacterium genome:
- a CDS encoding AAA family ATPase, translating to MKSIEKIKLQNFKRFKSLSIDFAPDINILVGDNESGKSSVLSAINLVLSGSTHKVESAGLESLFNSDVIREYLQTEKKIEELPVLFIEVYLNEQNNADLNGNFNSERKMCDGLRLECSPNDDLSKEIKEILLQPETNFPFEYYSIKFNTFQGEGFTGYRRYVKHLLIDNSLISSEYAIKEFVKDMYNSYADIVEKNKHQNEYRKHKDGFKTNVLTNLNAKLTEYNFSLKNNSKANLETDLTLCEDEISIDNKGKGKQCFIKTEFALNKKEKNLDFVLIEEPENHLSHINMKRLILKINESTEKQLFISTHSNMISSRLDLRKSILLNSNSNIPIKLQNLPESTAKFFIKAPENNILDFILSEKVILVEGDAEFILMEAFYRKVLSEELANSGVHILSVGGTSFKRYLDVAKQLKIKTVVIRDNDGKYQDNCIDLFTEYTEDYIKVFGDSDNTRSTFEICIYQDNKAICDGLFSAGRKTLSVQEYMLKNKAGVALELLEKKAADLNVPKYIEDAIKWIKV from the coding sequence ATGAAAAGCATTGAAAAAATAAAACTACAGAACTTTAAGCGCTTTAAATCGCTGTCAATTGATTTTGCGCCTGACATCAATATTCTCGTTGGCGATAATGAGTCAGGTAAAAGCTCAGTTCTATCTGCAATTAATTTAGTGCTTAGCGGCAGTACACACAAGGTAGAAAGTGCTGGCCTTGAAAGTTTATTCAATTCTGATGTGATAAGGGAATATTTGCAAACGGAAAAGAAAATTGAAGAATTACCTGTATTGTTTATTGAAGTTTATTTAAATGAACAAAATAATGCGGACCTAAACGGTAATTTCAATTCTGAACGAAAGATGTGTGATGGCTTACGTCTTGAATGTTCGCCAAATGATGATTTAAGCAAAGAGATAAAAGAGATCCTCCTACAGCCTGAAACAAATTTTCCGTTCGAATATTACAGTATAAAATTTAACACTTTTCAAGGCGAAGGATTTACTGGTTACAGAAGATATGTTAAGCATTTATTGATTGACAATTCTCTTATAAGTAGTGAATATGCAATTAAGGAATTTGTTAAGGATATGTACAATAGCTACGCAGATATTGTGGAAAAGAACAAACATCAAAATGAATATCGGAAACACAAGGATGGCTTTAAAACAAATGTTCTCACTAATTTGAACGCAAAGCTTACAGAGTATAATTTTTCCTTGAAGAATAATTCCAAAGCAAATCTCGAAACTGATTTAACGCTTTGCGAAGACGAAATTAGTATTGACAATAAAGGTAAGGGCAAACAATGCTTTATTAAAACAGAATTTGCCTTAAACAAAAAAGAAAAGAACCTTGATTTCGTCTTAATTGAAGAACCCGAAAATCATCTCAGCCATATAAATATGAAAAGGCTGATTTTAAAAATAAATGAATCCACTGAAAAGCAACTTTTTATTTCAACTCATAGCAATATGATTAGCTCAAGATTGGATTTGCGTAAGTCAATTCTTCTCAACAGCAATTCAAATATCCCCATTAAACTTCAAAATCTTCCTGAGAGCACAGCAAAGTTTTTTATAAAGGCTCCGGAAAATAATATTCTAGATTTTATACTTTCTGAAAAAGTAATTCTTGTTGAAGGTGATGCTGAATTTATTTTGATGGAAGCGTTCTACAGAAAGGTACTGTCTGAAGAATTAGCAAATTCAGGAGTACATATACTGTCAGTTGGCGGCACAAGTTTTAAAAGATACCTTGATGTTGCAAAGCAATTAAAAATAAAAACAGTTGTAATTCGCGATAACGATGGGAAGTATCAGGATAATTGTATTGATTTATTCACCGAATATACAGAAGACTACATAAAGGTCTTTGGTGATTCTGATAACACGAGATCAACATTTGAAATTTGCATATACCAAGACAACAAGGCTATCTGTGATGGTCTATTTAGTGCTGGCCGTAAAACATTATCAGTTCAGGAATACATGCTTAAAAACAAAGCGGGTGTAGCTTTAGAACTACTTGAAAAGAAAGCAGCTGATCTTAATGTTCCAAAATATATTGAAGACGCGATTAAATGGATAAAAGTGTAA
- a CDS encoding Eco57I restriction-modification methylase domain-containing protein — protein sequence MKLNIYNPKQALNKAYLKEKVSRDNIELFKKNLSTLIGKIDEQESEEHLKNVISDFLKDTWYKETNEINTKDRKDLVIHTGKTTKEPVGVILEVKKPSNKSEMMTEAKPNAKALHELVLYYLRERIEHNNIDIKYLVVTNIYEWFIIDEVWFEKNVFRNLKLKKDFENWKLSGNDTKFFYESIAKPFLETITEKLDCTYFDLRAFENIITNEDKKDDNKLIALYKLLSPVHLLKQPFANDSNTLDTKFYSELLHIIGLEEVKEGSKKLIKRKEKQDPASILENTIMKLEDKDSLRGITNLSTFGDTKKDQLFNVALELSITWINRILFLKLLEAQLFKYHKGNADYIFLNHKTIHDFDELSNLFFQVLAERQSKRREHLKEKFKRVPYLNSSLFERTELERQTFDISGLDNRLELKLTSTTVLKNESGKRKTGELTTLQYLFDFLDAYDFTSEGSEEIQEQNKNLINASVLGLIFEKINGYKDGSFFTPGFVTMYMCRETIRRSVIQKFNEQYKIDCETFDDLKNFIASKFKAKDILEFNKVINELKICDPAVGSGHFLVSALNEVIAIKAELGILADKEGLRLTGYEVKIENDELIVTYNDNTEIFEYSVTTNSITKETQRVQKTLFHEKESIIENSLFGVDINPNSVKICRLRLWIELLKNAYYTEESKFTELETLPNIDINIKCGNSLISRFPLDSDLKKALKGKWNIETYKIAVHSYHEAENKEEKRKLEELIDTIKKDFRTEIGTNDPRKKRLSKLKEELFLKTVSPKLELDIEMKKGGVKLEKEKVKKLTDEINKIEQELKDIENNKIYENAFEWRFEFPEVLDKEGNFNGFDVVIGNPPYGVNFEQQEKQIIFNYYKATDDIYTMFIEKGINITNTVGNISFITPIFWLTGEKYFKTRKLIHDKAHLNLGITLPYDVFTDAYVDTGIYSFSKNFSSEISNVYEFEPREKVDYEILNSLKLDTIQKQEWQNDPELKIVFNNTSRSLLSKLNQFTVKIEDVTKSVRGILADKTEYSEKQKKGQEPVFIGKLDRYFIEPDNFQFIDYGDNLKEKPSSFDFFRGERILIRRIVNRQFRIMASITNEKFVTKKDIYTFKITNSKYTPYLLLAIINSKLISYLKTKGSASAKKDDFTQLTLNDIRQIFIPTAQKKDEERIKVLVNKLLEMKTIENSNVDKIEKELDEIVYGLYKLSDEEIKIIESN from the coding sequence AACCAGTTGGCGTTATCCTAGAGGTTAAAAAACCCTCTAACAAAAGCGAAATGATGACAGAGGCAAAGCCAAATGCAAAAGCCTTACATGAATTGGTTTTATATTACCTGCGTGAGAGAATTGAACACAACAACATCGATATAAAATATTTGGTAGTTACCAATATTTACGAGTGGTTTATAATTGATGAAGTTTGGTTTGAGAAAAATGTATTCCGCAACCTAAAGCTGAAAAAGGATTTTGAAAACTGGAAACTGAGTGGTAACGATACAAAATTCTTTTACGAAAGTATTGCAAAACCTTTTTTAGAAACAATTACGGAAAAATTAGATTGCACTTATTTTGACCTAAGAGCATTCGAAAACATAATTACAAACGAAGATAAAAAAGACGACAACAAATTAATTGCCCTTTACAAATTACTATCCCCAGTCCATTTATTAAAGCAACCATTCGCGAATGATAGTAATACCTTAGATACTAAATTCTATTCTGAGCTATTGCACATCATTGGTCTCGAAGAAGTAAAAGAAGGAAGTAAAAAATTAATAAAGCGTAAAGAAAAACAAGACCCCGCTTCAATCTTGGAAAACACCATAATGAAGTTAGAGGATAAGGATAGCTTAAGAGGCATCACCAATCTTTCAACATTTGGTGATACTAAAAAAGATCAATTGTTCAATGTGGCATTAGAACTTTCAATCACATGGATAAACCGCATACTATTTTTGAAACTTCTTGAAGCGCAATTATTCAAATACCATAAGGGAAATGCCGATTACATATTTCTTAACCATAAAACTATTCACGATTTTGATGAACTAAGCAATTTGTTTTTTCAGGTGCTAGCCGAACGACAATCAAAACGCAGAGAACATTTAAAAGAAAAATTCAAACGTGTTCCATACCTCAATAGTTCATTGTTTGAGCGCACCGAATTAGAACGACAAACATTTGACATAAGCGGGCTTGACAATCGCCTTGAATTAAAATTAACATCAACTACAGTTCTTAAAAACGAAAGCGGTAAAAGAAAAACAGGTGAACTTACAACATTGCAATACCTGTTTGATTTTTTAGATGCTTATGATTTTACATCCGAAGGTTCTGAAGAAATACAAGAGCAAAACAAAAACTTAATTAACGCCTCGGTACTCGGCTTAATATTTGAAAAAATAAATGGTTATAAAGATGGTTCATTCTTTACTCCCGGTTTTGTTACCATGTATATGTGTCGCGAAACCATCAGGCGTTCGGTAATACAAAAATTCAACGAGCAATATAAAATTGATTGCGAAACTTTCGATGACCTTAAAAACTTTATAGCAAGCAAATTCAAGGCAAAAGATATTTTAGAATTTAATAAAGTAATCAATGAGCTTAAAATTTGTGACCCTGCGGTTGGTTCCGGGCACTTTTTAGTTTCCGCATTAAATGAAGTAATAGCCATCAAAGCCGAGCTAGGCATTCTAGCTGATAAAGAAGGTTTACGTTTAACAGGCTATGAAGTGAAAATCGAAAACGATGAATTAATCGTTACATACAATGACAATACCGAAATTTTCGAATACTCTGTAACAACAAATTCCATTACAAAAGAAACTCAACGTGTCCAAAAAACATTGTTTCATGAAAAAGAATCCATCATTGAAAACAGTTTATTTGGTGTTGACATCAATCCAAACTCAGTTAAAATATGCCGTTTACGTTTATGGATTGAACTATTAAAAAATGCGTATTACACCGAAGAAAGCAAATTTACTGAACTGGAAACTTTACCAAACATTGATATCAATATCAAATGTGGTAACTCTTTAATAAGCCGTTTTCCGCTCGATTCCGACCTTAAAAAAGCACTTAAAGGTAAATGGAACATCGAGACATATAAAATTGCAGTTCATTCCTATCACGAAGCCGAAAACAAAGAAGAAAAACGAAAGCTTGAAGAATTAATCGATACTATTAAAAAAGATTTCAGAACAGAAATTGGCACAAACGACCCACGAAAAAAACGCTTATCCAAATTAAAAGAAGAACTTTTTTTAAAAACAGTATCACCAAAGTTGGAATTAGATATTGAAATGAAAAAAGGTGGCGTAAAATTGGAGAAAGAAAAAGTCAAGAAATTAACCGATGAAATAAATAAAATAGAGCAAGAGCTAAAGGATATTGAGAATAACAAGATTTACGAAAATGCTTTTGAGTGGAGATTTGAGTTTCCGGAAGTTTTAGATAAAGAGGGTAATTTCAATGGTTTTGATGTTGTAATTGGAAATCCTCCTTACGGTGTCAATTTTGAACAACAGGAAAAACAAATAATATTTAATTATTATAAAGCCACAGATGATATTTATACAATGTTTATTGAAAAGGGAATTAATATTACAAACACTGTCGGAAATATTTCATTTATTACACCAATATTTTGGCTTACAGGTGAAAAATACTTTAAAACAAGAAAACTAATACATGATAAAGCTCATTTAAATCTTGGGATTACCTTACCTTATGATGTTTTTACAGATGCATACGTTGATACTGGCATTTATTCCTTTTCTAAAAACTTTTCAAGTGAAATATCTAATGTGTATGAATTTGAACCGAGGGAAAAAGTTGATTATGAAATTTTAAACTCTTTAAAACTTGATACAATTCAAAAGCAAGAATGGCAAAATGATCCTGAGTTGAAAATTGTTTTTAATAATACATCCCGTTCCTTATTATCAAAGCTAAACCAATTTACTGTGAAAATTGAAGATGTTACCAAGTCTGTCAGAGGTATTTTAGCCGATAAGACTGAATATTCAGAAAAGCAGAAAAAAGGTCAAGAGCCTGTATTCATTGGTAAATTGGATAGATACTTTATTGAGCCTGACAATTTCCAGTTTATTGACTACGGTGACAATCTTAAGGAAAAACCATCATCCTTCGACTTTTTTAGGGGAGAAAGAATTTTAATTCGTAGAATAGTAAATAGACAGTTCAGAATAATGGCATCTATTACTAACGAAAAATTCGTTACTAAGAAGGATATATATACGTTCAAAATTACTAACAGTAAATACACTCCTTACTTGTTACTTGCAATTATCAATTCAAAACTCATATCTTATTTGAAAACTAAGGGGTCGGCTTCCGCAAAAAAAGATGATTTTACACAATTAACCTTAAACGATATTAGACAAATATTTATTCCAACAGCTCAAAAAAAAGACGAAGAGCGGATAAAGGTATTGGTGAATAAATTATTAGAAATGAAAACAATAGAAAATAGTAATGTCGATAAAATTGAAAAGGAACTAGATGAGATAGTTTATGGCTTGTATAAACTTTCAGATGAAGAAATAAAAATTATTGAATCTAATTAA
- a CDS encoding UvrD-helicase domain-containing protein, translated as MDKSVIFAVAGSGKTTHIINQLNLTDPVLIVTYTTSNLDNIRTSILKKFGYFPANIKLLSYFTFIHSFCYKPFLTATYRTKGIFYKPNANNYAKNEARYITNGGRLYSNRISKFLQENKVLDDINARLKKYYKYLYIDEIQDFAGNDFNFIKSLAKADINILMVGDFYQHTFDTSRDGIVNKTLHDDYAKYQAQFAQMGLKVDTTTLNKSYRCSPTVCEFITKSIGINIESHRTDAVSINVVSDESEAQTILSDNEIIKLFYQKHYAYNCYSKNWGDCKGEDKYNTVCVVLNRTTQEKFSTNTLRDLPAVSKNKLYVACSRPKRDLYFVPESNMKKIDVN; from the coding sequence ATGGATAAAAGTGTAATATTTGCAGTAGCAGGTTCGGGTAAAACAACCCATATTATTAATCAATTAAATTTGACTGATCCTGTATTGATTGTTACCTATACTACCAGCAACCTAGACAACATTAGAACAAGCATATTAAAAAAGTTCGGTTACTTTCCTGCAAACATTAAACTCCTTTCTTACTTTACTTTTATTCATAGTTTTTGTTACAAGCCGTTTCTTACTGCTACTTATAGAACAAAAGGAATATTTTATAAGCCCAACGCCAATAATTATGCGAAAAATGAAGCCCGGTATATTACAAATGGAGGAAGGTTGTATAGCAATCGCATATCAAAATTTTTGCAAGAAAATAAAGTATTGGACGATATTAATGCAAGGCTAAAAAAATACTACAAGTACCTTTACATTGACGAGATTCAGGATTTTGCAGGTAATGATTTCAATTTTATTAAAAGTTTAGCAAAAGCAGATATTAATATTTTAATGGTTGGTGATTTTTATCAGCACACTTTTGATACAAGTCGAGACGGTATAGTTAATAAAACGCTGCATGACGATTATGCAAAGTATCAGGCACAATTCGCCCAAATGGGCTTGAAAGTAGATACAACAACACTCAACAAGAGTTATAGGTGTAGTCCAACGGTCTGCGAGTTTATTACAAAGTCCATTGGGATAAATATTGAATCGCACCGAACAGATGCAGTTAGTATCAATGTTGTAAGTGATGAAAGTGAAGCACAAACAATTCTTTCAGACAATGAAATTATTAAACTGTTTTATCAAAAACACTACGCTTATAACTGCTATTCTAAAAATTGGGGCGATTGCAAGGGGGAAGATAAATACAATACAGTATGTGTCGTGTTGAATAGAACAACACAAGAGAAATTTAGTACCAATACCTTGCGCGATTTGCCGGCAGTGTCAAAAAATAAGCTGTATGTAGCTTGTTCAAGACCAAAACGCGACTTGTATTTTGTCCCTGAATCAAACATGAAAAAAATAGATGTAAACTAA